DNA from ANME-2 cluster archaeon:
AACTCGCCTGCACTTCCCTGCACCACCACAGTGCCGCCCGATAGCAGCGTGCCAGTGTTCATGCCCGCATTTCCTTCTATAATAATAGTGCCCTTTCGCATCAGTATGCCAGTGCTCAGGCTCACGTCGCCTTCCACCATGATCCTGGCATCCCGCTCACACCGGGCACCCACCGTATCCCTGAGCACGCCGTCTGCCAGCACCAGACATGGCACATCCTTCTTCCCCTCCTGGAATAAATTCCTGCTGTCACTGAACTCATCGTCTCCCAGCCCGTTATGCAGGATATCCGTAATGGACCTCAAACACCTGTAGCCCTCCCTTCCAGAAGCGACCTCTACAACGTTTCCCATAGGCATTGCCACACTTCCTGACACATATATCCTGCCTGAGACCATGCTGATACCCATACGGGTGCCCGCATCCCCGTCCACGAATATACTTCCGGCATCCAGGGCCTGCCCGCTGCCCCCGAAATATTTCAGGTCAACACCCAGGCTGGAACCAAGCCTGCTGCCAGCATCTCCCCTTATCCGGACATCTTTGCCAGATGTTAAATGTTCGACCAGATCCCTGTAAGTAAAATTTGTACCTGCCTGCCCTTCCACTGGTTTATCAGGGTCAAGCTCCGAACCCTTATGCTGCCAATAGAAATTATATGTAAAGTCACAAAGGCAATCCATTTGTGTGGAAATATCCAGGGTCAGCAGTTCAGTCATCCAGACCTAATTATCCAGGTTTACTTAACTAATTATCTAAATCCTTTTATCGTGCAATGACATTTTGTATCTCATGAAACTGTGGGCCCTCAGGGTACCTAGCACAATGGGAGAGGATATTCGAAGGATGCTGCAAGAGGCCGGGCATATCCATCCGGAAGCGCGGATACGCCGGGACGGTGAACACATCCTCATACCTGTGACTGGGAAGCCAGAGCCGGATGAACTGGGGGCACTGCCTGGTGCAGATGAGAATATTGCCGTTATTGAGGCCGAATTTGAGCCCAAACGAAAAAACCCGTCACTTGAAGATATATTGGGATTCACACCCGGCTTTGATGTGATCGGCGATATTGCCATTGTTGATGCTGATAACCCTGATGCAACACGTATTGCAAAGGCATTAATGGAGTACAGGAAAAGCATTAATGTGGTGCTGGGGGCGGTTGGCCCGGTAGAAGGCGAGTTCAGGACCCGGCAGTGGGTGGTACTGGCAGGCGAACACAGGACCCGTACCATTCATAAAGAACACGGCTGCCGCTATAATGTGGACCTTGCCGGTGCCTATTTCTCAGGCAGGCTTGGAACTGAGCGAAAAAGGGTGGCTGACATGGTAAAGCGGGGGCAGTATGTGGTGGACCTGTTCGCAGGTGTGGGGCCGTTCAGCATCCTGATCGGAAAGAGTGTACCTGGGGCCAGTGTGGTGGCAGTGGATAAGAACCCGGGGGCTGTCAAGCTCCTGCGTGAGAATATAAGCCTCAACCGGCTGGACAACGTAACGGCAGTGGAAGATGATGCAAGAAATGCGGCAGGGAATTTGAAACATTCGGCAGACCATGTTATTATGAACCTGCCCCAGTCTGCCAGGGAGTTTCTGGACTACGGCATACTGGCGGCAAAGGATGGGGGTGTGGTGCACTTTTATGATATTACGCATGAGGATGATCTTTACAGGACCTCGTGGGGACTGATACAGGAAGCTGCAGCGCGTATGGAGAGAAAGGTGGAATGTACAGGGAGAAGGATTGTGAGGTCGTATGCTCCATACCAGTATAATGTGTGTATTGAGTTTCGGGTGATTGAAGATTAGAATTTCCAATTTGAGATTTCATTTTTGAATCATAAAAAATCAGATTTGTTTAGCTCAGTTTTCATTTTTAAGCCATATAGCACACAGAAGGCACAGAGAAATATAGAAACGCTATATGCGCACTGTAGATTGAAAATCACACGCATTATATATTCCAACTGCCATGGCTCGCACCGGCAGCAATCTCCAACAACCGAGGCTGCTGCACGCACACCACCCCCAATCCCTGTTCCAAACCCAAAAGATCATTCAGGTTAAACACCTGATCAGAAACATTTATGTATATTTCCTTACATTTCTTACATGTAAGAATCAGAGGCTAAACAATGCCATTACTTGAAATGAGAACAGTAACAATAACTAGAAAAGGACAGATATCCATTCCAAAACGCATCAGGGACATCGAAGGTTTCAGGGAGGGATCAAAGATTGTCATGTTTGCATATGATGATAGGATAGAACTGCGATCCATGAAACAAATTGACGAAAGGATGCATACCGCTCTTGCA
Protein-coding regions in this window:
- a CDS encoding class I SAM-dependent methyltransferase family protein, with protein sequence MKLWALRVPSTMGEDIRRMLQEAGHIHPEARIRRDGEHILIPVTGKPEPDELGALPGADENIAVIEAEFEPKRKNPSLEDILGFTPGFDVIGDIAIVDADNPDATRIAKALMEYRKSINVVLGAVGPVEGEFRTRQWVVLAGEHRTRTIHKEHGCRYNVDLAGAYFSGRLGTERKRVADMVKRGQYVVDLFAGVGPFSILIGKSVPGASVVAVDKNPGAVKLLRENISLNRLDNVTAVEDDARNAAGNLKHSADHVIMNLPQSAREFLDYGILAAKDGGVVHFYDITHEDDLYRTSWGLIQEAAARMERKVECTGRRIVRSYAPYQYNVCIEFRVIED
- a CDS encoding AbrB/MazE/SpoVT family DNA-binding domain-containing protein, with translation MPLLEMRTVTITRKGQISIPKRIRDIEGFREGSKIVMFAYDDRIELRSMKQIDERMHTALASENILAKDWNSQEEDEAWKDL